One window from the genome of Streptococcus halotolerans encodes:
- the greA gene encoding transcription elongation factor GreA — protein MSEKTFPMTQTEKEKLEKELEELKLVRRPEVVERIKIARSYGDLSENSEYDAAKDEQAFVEGEISTLENQIRNAEIIDSDAVDKDEVAIGKTVVVQEVGTSDKDTYHIVGSAGADIFSGKISNDSPIGQALIGKNKGDKVAIDSPAGSYQVEIISVEKTEGNK, from the coding sequence ATGTCAGAAAAAACATTTCCAATGACTCAGACTGAAAAAGAAAAGCTTGAAAAAGAATTAGAAGAACTGAAATTAGTTCGTCGTCCAGAAGTTGTCGAACGGATCAAAATTGCTCGCTCCTACGGTGACCTTTCAGAAAACTCTGAGTATGATGCAGCTAAGGACGAACAGGCCTTTGTCGAAGGTGAAATTTCAACCTTGGAAAACCAAATTCGTAATGCTGAGATTATTGATAGCGATGCTGTTGATAAAGACGAAGTAGCTATTGGTAAAACCGTGGTCGTCCAAGAAGTGGGAACAAGTGACAAAGACACTTATCACATTGTTGGTTCAGCTGGTGCTGATATCTTCTCTGGGAAAATCTCAAATGACAGTCCCATTGGTCAAGCACTTATTGGTAAAAATAAAGGTGACAAGGTTGCTATTGACTCACCAGCAGGAAGCTACCAAGTA